The genomic window CCGGCGTATGAGCCGGGATCACGTGACAGCGCCGCTCGCCGCGGTGCTGTGGGACATGGACGGGACGCTGCTGGACTCGGAGAAACTCTGGGACATCGCGGTCCGCGAGCTGGCGGTGCGCCTCGGCAGCGCGATGACCGACGAGATCCGGCACGCGCTCATCGGCGCGTCCGGCCCGAACGCCCTGCGCATCCTGTTCAACGGCCTCGGACTCGATCCGACGCCGGAGGCGCTGCGCGACGCCGCGGGCTTCCTGGAGCGGCGCGTCACCGATCTGATGACCGGCCCCATTCCGTGGCGACCCGGCGCCAAGGACGCGCTCGGCCTGGTCCGCGACGCGGGCTTGGCCTCGGCGCTCGTCACCAACACCAAGCGCTCGCTGACCGAATACGGCCTGGACACCCTGGGCCGTGACTTCTTCGACGTCTCCGTCTGCGGCGACGAGGTGGCCGAGGGCAAACCCGAGCCCGACGTCTACCTGCGCGCCGCCGACCTGCTCGGCGTGCACCCGCGCGACTGCGTGGCGATCGAGGACTCGCCCACCGGCGCCCGTGCCGCCGCGGCCGCAGGCTGCGCGGTTCTCGTCGTCCCGTGCGAGATCCCGGTGCCGCGCGCCCCCGGCCTGGTCTTCCGCGACACACTGGTAGGCCTCACCCTCACCGATCTGGAACAGACGCTCCGCGCCTGACGTCCCGCACGCATCCACCGCGGTACGTCCGCCGCCATCGGCTGTCGGGCGCTGCCGCCGCGGGCAACAAACGCTCCGCGCCTGACGTTTCGTGCGCGTCCGCTGCCACCGTCGGCCGGGTGCCGCCGTCGTGGGCAAAGGAAGGCGATCCGGCTGCAGGCTTCGATCGTTGGCGTTCGTCGAATATCGTCGGGCGCAGTGGATCGTTCTGCGCGGCAGTGCGAGAGGTGCGGCGAGACCCTCATTTCGAGGTTGTCGCCGGGCACAAGACTGGTCGGTTCGATTGTGTGCTGAGCACCGGGAAATGCGCGGGAGTTACTGTGCCGCAACGCAAATGCGCGCAGATAGTAAGTGTGACGGTACTCACCGGCAACTTTTCCGAATCCCCGGGCGTGTCGTCGGGCGCTGCACCAAAATGACGCCATGGCTGCGACGGGTGTGTTGGACGAAATCGTCGACACCGCAAGGTATCCGCTCGAATCACCGGGCTCGGCGGGGTGGCGGACGGCGGTCGACGCGGCGCGGGCCGACCTGGCCGACAGCGGTTGCACGGTGCTGCGCGAGTTCATCCGTCCCGAGCTCGCCGAGACGCTGCGCGCGCAAGGCGAGGACATGGCGCCGCACGCGCACTACGAGGTGGAGCGCGTCAACGCCTACAACATTCCGCTGGATACCGAACTGCCCCAAGATCATCCGGGCCGCATCGTGCTGGAACGCGGCAACGCGTTCGTGCCGCGCGACCGTATCCCCGCCGACGCGCTGATCCACCGGCTCTACACC from Nocardia bhagyanarayanae includes these protein-coding regions:
- a CDS encoding HAD family hydrolase; translated protein: MTAPLAAVLWDMDGTLLDSEKLWDIAVRELAVRLGSAMTDEIRHALIGASGPNALRILFNGLGLDPTPEALRDAAGFLERRVTDLMTGPIPWRPGAKDALGLVRDAGLASALVTNTKRSLTEYGLDTLGRDFFDVSVCGDEVAEGKPEPDVYLRAADLLGVHPRDCVAIEDSPTGARAAAAAGCAVLVVPCEIPVPRAPGLVFRDTLVGLTLTDLEQTLRA